A window of the Bacillota bacterium genome harbors these coding sequences:
- a CDS encoding 6-phospho-beta-glucosidase, with product MKLTILGGAGVRTPAFVQGILKASSDLGVDEVHLTDSDADKLHLIGFIVREMVARAGDPFRLNLSTDAREALVDADFVVSALRVGGLEGRAIDEAVALRHGVIGQETTGPGGICMGLRTIPVMLDYAKLIAELAPKAWLINFTNPSGMITEAILSHGGMNRVVGVCDGPSSMVRRIAAALGVNESRAYFDYFGLNHLGWLRGVYVDGEDVLGPMLSRLDEPGVRERLGTLHEISIFGAEFVRELGAIPNEYLYYYYYNREALEHIRRARERRGQFLLRTTRELLGRLRAAVAKGDAALALREYTEYMDTRHRMYMRTETGTDQPDEEAAVQEVTSAETRAEIPRESEQDRAHDDTDGDGGYDRIALGVMKAVALNSNRVMILNTRNAGSIKGLDDDVVAEVPCVVSADGVRPIAVGSIPNECLGLMQIVKECEKLTIEAAVTGSYNAAWKALALHPLVPSVAAAREILDDYLSAHGRSLSHIRRQGSKRQGSGGR from the coding sequence ATGAAGCTGACCATTCTTGGAGGAGCCGGCGTGAGGACGCCCGCGTTCGTTCAGGGAATCCTGAAAGCGTCCTCCGATCTCGGGGTAGACGAGGTCCACTTGACCGATTCTGACGCCGACAAGCTACATCTCATCGGCTTCATAGTCAGGGAGATGGTGGCGAGGGCCGGGGATCCGTTCCGGCTGAACCTCTCCACGGACGCCCGCGAGGCCCTGGTCGACGCCGACTTCGTCGTGAGCGCGCTCCGGGTCGGAGGACTCGAGGGCAGGGCCATAGACGAAGCCGTGGCTCTGCGCCACGGCGTGATAGGGCAGGAGACGACGGGCCCCGGCGGGATCTGCATGGGCCTTCGGACCATCCCTGTTATGCTCGACTACGCGAAGCTGATCGCGGAGCTCGCCCCGAAGGCGTGGCTCATCAACTTCACGAACCCCTCAGGCATGATAACAGAGGCCATCCTGTCTCACGGTGGGATGAATAGGGTGGTGGGAGTCTGCGACGGGCCTTCATCGATGGTTCGCAGGATCGCGGCGGCCTTGGGAGTGAACGAATCCCGCGCGTACTTCGACTACTTCGGCCTCAATCACCTTGGATGGTTGAGGGGTGTGTACGTCGATGGTGAGGACGTACTCGGCCCCATGCTGTCCAGGCTGGACGAGCCGGGCGTGCGAGAGCGCTTGGGAACGCTGCACGAGATATCCATCTTCGGTGCGGAATTCGTGAGGGAGTTGGGCGCCATTCCCAACGAGTACCTCTATTACTACTATTACAACCGCGAAGCCTTGGAACACATCCGGCGTGCAAGGGAAAGGCGAGGTCAGTTCCTCCTGAGGACAACGAGGGAGCTGCTCGGGAGACTCAGGGCCGCGGTAGCCAAGGGCGATGCGGCGCTCGCCCTAAGAGAATACACCGAATACATGGACACGCGGCACAGGATGTATATGAGGACGGAGACCGGCACCGACCAGCCGGACGAAGAGGCCGCGGTGCAAGAGGTAACCTCGGCGGAGACACGGGCGGAGATCCCTCGAGAGTCAGAGCAAGACCGGGCCCACGACGATACCGATGGCGACGGTGGGTACGATCGCATCGCGCTCGGCGTGATGAAGGCCGTGGCGCTCAACTCGAACCGGGTGATGATCCTGAACACGAGGAATGCCGGGTCCATCAAGGGACTCGACGACGACGTCGTCGCCGAAGTGCCGTGCGTGGTGAGCGCTGACGGGGTGCGCCCGATCGCCGTGGGTTCGATTCCGAACGAATGCCTCGGGCTCATGCAAATCGTCAAAGAATGCGAGAAGCTCACGATCGAGGCCGCAGTAACCGGCTCGTACAATGCGGCGTGGAAAGCCTTGGCGCTTCATCCGTTGGTTCCGTCGGTCGCTGCCGCCCGGGAGATCCTCGACGATTACTTGAGCGCTCACGGGCGCAGCCTGTCGCACATTCGCAGGCAAGGCAGCAAGCGACAAGGCTCAGGCGGGAGGTGA
- a CDS encoding ABC transporter substrate-binding protein → MITAKRAVVMCVLAILVMGLAQGSLAATKTVNVLWGDVLTRGVWEQYAEKFEKETGIKVSTVNVTYDQRFDKIVTSAMSGVGTYDVVQLDTIWTPQLAEAGWLLDITELLPQEKRKTITPAALDAVTYKGRLYGLPFFNSAKLLYYNEKMLQEAGFSRPPRTLTEFRDYAVALTKGSGENKVWGTVWSWAQDECLICDYVALVHAYPDGKVFDESGKPAFNRGGGVKALQFMVDLLHKYKAADPASLTYHEDSVNKMLAAGKAAMIFNWEGAVAEADDPKTSKVPGQVRVALIPAEPPIVSSTTLGPEGLAIMKNAPNKEAALKFIEYMTSQEIQKAIFLSGGFFPVYEALYNDPDLGTRVRDFSVYGEQFRYGHARPKVGAYTEISDILQLELHNALLQKKTPQQALDDAAAKIEKIVSK, encoded by the coding sequence ATGATTACCGCGAAACGTGCAGTAGTCATGTGTGTCCTGGCGATCTTGGTCATGGGCCTTGCGCAGGGGTCGCTGGCGGCCACGAAGACCGTCAACGTACTGTGGGGAGACGTCCTCACGCGCGGGGTTTGGGAACAGTATGCCGAGAAGTTCGAGAAGGAGACCGGCATCAAGGTAAGCACCGTGAACGTGACGTACGATCAGCGTTTCGACAAGATAGTCACTTCGGCCATGTCTGGGGTTGGCACTTATGACGTTGTGCAGCTCGACACCATCTGGACTCCGCAGCTCGCGGAGGCGGGATGGCTCCTCGACATCACGGAGCTCCTGCCTCAGGAAAAGAGAAAGACCATAACCCCGGCCGCCCTGGACGCAGTTACGTACAAGGGCAGGCTCTACGGACTCCCGTTCTTCAACAGCGCGAAGCTCCTGTACTACAATGAGAAAATGCTGCAAGAGGCGGGATTCTCGCGTCCGCCAAGGACCCTGACCGAGTTCCGCGACTACGCGGTCGCTCTCACGAAGGGTTCCGGAGAGAACAAGGTGTGGGGCACCGTCTGGTCTTGGGCTCAGGATGAATGTCTCATCTGTGACTACGTCGCCCTCGTTCATGCGTATCCCGATGGCAAGGTATTCGACGAATCCGGCAAGCCGGCGTTCAACAGGGGTGGCGGGGTGAAAGCCCTCCAGTTCATGGTGGATCTCCTTCACAAGTACAAGGCTGCGGACCCGGCTTCCCTCACTTATCATGAGGACAGCGTAAACAAGATGCTGGCCGCGGGGAAGGCCGCGATGATATTCAACTGGGAAGGTGCCGTGGCCGAGGCTGACGACCCGAAGACATCCAAAGTGCCTGGTCAGGTAAGGGTAGCCCTGATCCCGGCGGAGCCTCCCATCGTGAGCTCGACAACGCTCGGGCCCGAAGGGCTTGCCATAATGAAGAACGCTCCCAACAAGGAAGCCGCCCTGAAGTTCATCGAGTACATGACGAGCCAAGAGATTCAGAAGGCCATCTTCTTGAGCGGGGGGTTCTTCCCCGTTTACGAGGCGCTCTACAACGATCCGGACCTGGGCACGAGAGTGCGCGACTTCTCCGTGTACGGGGAGCAGTTCCGCTACGGGCACGCCAGACCGAAGGTGGGTGCGTACACCGAGATCTCGGACATACTGCAACTCGAGCTCCATAACGCTCTGTTGCAGAAGAAGACTCCACAACAGGCTCTGGATGACGCGGCCGCGAAGATCGAGAAGATCGTGAGTAAGTAG
- a CDS encoding sugar ABC transporter permease, with amino-acid sequence MSVARARSQFPAHRARLDVRERFTALSFVLPALVAIAAVFVYPMLNSLYLSFFRVELAKPWLGRPFVGLGNYVEALTNPEFWASVGRTAYFTVLSVGLELVIGIAAAVVLNETFPGRSVLRATLLIPWAMLTITNGLMWMWIFNPNYGLFNAVLSRLGVLHSYRAWLAEPFWAMHAVILADVWKMTPFMTLLILAGLQPIPDEIYEAADVDGASGWKKFWLVILPLLKPTILVAVVLRTMGAFKVFDVIYVMTSGGPANATKVITFYTYGEAFRYFHVGYGSALSWLVTLALLALVAMYVKLLGSGVELS; translated from the coding sequence ATGAGTGTGGCGCGAGCCCGGTCTCAATTTCCTGCACACCGAGCCCGCTTGGACGTTCGCGAGCGATTCACCGCGCTGTCATTCGTGCTGCCGGCTCTTGTCGCGATCGCGGCGGTGTTTGTGTACCCCATGTTGAACTCCCTGTACCTCTCGTTCTTCCGGGTAGAACTCGCCAAGCCTTGGCTAGGAAGGCCGTTCGTGGGGCTGGGTAATTACGTAGAGGCTCTCACGAACCCGGAGTTCTGGGCGTCCGTGGGAAGGACGGCTTACTTCACCGTCCTTTCTGTAGGGCTTGAGCTCGTTATCGGGATCGCGGCAGCGGTGGTGCTCAACGAAACCTTCCCGGGGCGCTCCGTCCTGCGTGCGACGCTCTTGATCCCCTGGGCCATGCTTACCATAACCAACGGCTTGATGTGGATGTGGATATTCAACCCGAACTACGGGTTGTTCAACGCGGTCCTTTCGAGACTGGGCGTTCTGCATTCGTACCGGGCGTGGCTCGCCGAACCGTTCTGGGCAATGCACGCGGTCATCCTGGCGGACGTGTGGAAGATGACGCCGTTCATGACTTTGCTCATACTCGCGGGACTGCAACCGATACCCGACGAGATATACGAGGCGGCCGACGTGGACGGCGCGTCTGGATGGAAGAAGTTCTGGCTTGTCATCCTGCCGCTCCTCAAGCCCACCATTCTCGTGGCTGTGGTGCTCAGGACCATGGGAGCATTCAAAGTCTTCGACGTGATCTACGTCATGACGTCAGGCGGCCCGGCGAACGCTACCAAAGTGATCACGTTCTACACGTACGGGGAGGCCTTCAGATACTTCCACGTCGGGTACGGGTCAGCCCTGTCGTGGTTGGTGACGCTGGCCTTGCTCGCCCTTGTGGCGATGTACGTAAAGCTGTTGGGGTCCGGCGTGGAGCTGTCTTGA
- a CDS encoding carbohydrate ABC transporter permease, with protein MAGYTSDRTQTEACDSIVKAPRAGGRSTRAKRGYSRPRPRLIPRRMLWAAVALIALFTLGPFLWLVSSSFQTMSELLSVPPHLIPHMPTLENFARLFSPEKAGVSAMEGSTFVAAVTNSVVVSSWTTIISLLLGTPAAYSFARLRLPYKRPLLIFILALTMLPSMTVIIPLYVLGQRLGLLNTRLALIIAYTTFGLPFVVWIMNGYFSTIPRELEDAALIDGCTRPSAFLRIAVPLSAPGLAATAIFTFLAAWDEFIFALVFTSTYSAKTLPVALAEFVGRFSIDWGLMTTGGLVATLPPIVIALVLQRYLITGLTSGAVKS; from the coding sequence ATGGCTGGCTACACAAGCGATCGCACCCAGACGGAGGCGTGCGACAGTATCGTGAAGGCGCCGCGCGCAGGCGGTCGATCAACTCGCGCGAAACGTGGGTACTCGAGGCCGCGGCCTCGCCTCATTCCGAGACGCATGCTGTGGGCGGCGGTCGCGCTCATCGCCCTGTTCACACTCGGACCGTTCCTGTGGCTCGTCTCATCCAGCTTCCAGACCATGAGCGAGCTACTGAGCGTTCCTCCTCACCTGATACCGCACATGCCGACGCTGGAGAACTTCGCGCGTTTGTTCTCGCCAGAGAAAGCGGGAGTAAGCGCCATGGAGGGGTCAACGTTCGTTGCCGCCGTCACGAACAGCGTCGTCGTTTCCTCATGGACGACGATCATCTCACTCTTGCTCGGGACGCCCGCGGCATACTCGTTCGCGAGGTTGCGTTTGCCTTACAAGCGCCCGCTGCTCATCTTCATACTTGCCCTCACCATGCTACCATCGATGACGGTGATCATACCCCTCTACGTGCTCGGACAGCGGCTCGGTCTCCTTAACACGAGGCTGGCTTTGATCATAGCGTATACCACCTTCGGGCTGCCGTTCGTGGTGTGGATCATGAACGGGTATTTCTCGACGATCCCAAGAGAGTTGGAGGACGCCGCGCTGATAGACGGATGTACGCGTCCGTCAGCGTTCCTCAGGATCGCCGTGCCGCTTTCCGCACCCGGGCTTGCCGCGACGGCGATCTTCACCTTCCTTGCCGCGTGGGATGAATTCATCTTCGCGCTGGTCTTCACGTCAACGTACAGCGCCAAGACCTTACCGGTGGCGCTCGCAGAGTTCGTGGGGAGGTTCAGCATCGATTGGGGGCTCATGACGACCGGCGGGCTCGTTGCGACCCTTCCTCCGATCGTGATAGCGCTCGTCTTGCAGAGATACCTGATCACCGGGCTCACGTCAGGGGCGGTGAAGAGCTAG
- a CDS encoding MEDS domain-containing protein, with product MKDATSIQLAAQIEELRRELNRAVQRNRLNLHVPSIQVLSTRLDGLITEFMSRRETPGAKNPPPFPRPAPLSPRQAYGNPLEVFPKPATSCRAWLQEEFGRSKLDAMRLIPWGTHLCQFYFSRQDLIDVVVPYFRAGLENDEFCIWIVGDSLSRTGAMEAMAAAVPGFESHIEKGQMEIISCSEWYVKNGAFNSQRVLRGWAAKLCRALSRGYAGMRISGETGWLEPKDWAAFAAYEKQANELIRGCRVKALCCYPIDKCGHREIEDVLREHRLAFIKDSGGWQLV from the coding sequence ATGAAAGACGCGACGAGCATTCAGCTTGCCGCACAGATCGAGGAACTCCGCCGAGAACTCAATCGCGCGGTCCAGAGGAATCGTCTGAATCTCCACGTCCCCTCCATCCAGGTGCTGAGCACGAGGCTTGACGGGCTCATCACGGAGTTCATGAGCCGCAGGGAGACGCCCGGTGCCAAGAACCCTCCTCCGTTTCCGCGACCAGCGCCCCTATCTCCTCGACAGGCGTACGGAAACCCTTTGGAGGTCTTTCCAAAGCCCGCAACATCGTGCCGTGCGTGGTTACAAGAGGAGTTTGGAAGATCGAAACTGGACGCGATGCGACTCATTCCCTGGGGGACGCACCTCTGCCAGTTCTACTTCAGTCGACAAGACTTGATCGACGTCGTCGTTCCATACTTCAGGGCAGGCCTGGAGAACGACGAATTCTGCATATGGATTGTCGGCGACTCTCTCAGTCGAACTGGGGCAATGGAGGCCATGGCGGCGGCAGTGCCTGGGTTCGAGTCGCACATTGAGAAGGGTCAGATGGAGATCATCTCGTGCTCAGAGTGGTACGTGAAGAACGGCGCGTTCAACTCGCAGAGAGTCTTGCGCGGCTGGGCGGCAAAGCTTTGCCGCGCTCTGTCCAGGGGATACGCGGGGATGCGGATCTCAGGAGAGACGGGTTGGCTGGAACCAAAAGATTGGGCGGCGTTCGCGGCCTACGAGAAGCAAGCGAATGAGCTCATTCGTGGTTGCCGCGTGAAGGCGCTTTGCTGCTACCCCATTGACAAGTGTGGGCACCGCGAGATAGAGGATGTGCTAAGGGAACATCGACTGGCCTTCATCAAGGACTCAGGCGGATGGCAGCTCGTCTAA
- a CDS encoding MATE family efflux transporter has translation MHSGVTDFTQGSIPRHLIAFSVPMLLGNFLQAAYNTVDSFWVGRYLGPQALAAVSVSAPIIFSLISLVLGLTVAVTVLVAQLYGAGERDRVRHVVTNSLVFLTEVGILLSVAGLLSRDALLHLINVPPDVFEAASDYLGIFLSGLVGMFLYNAASAILRGLGDSRTPLRFLAYATVTNIILDPIFILGAGPVPRMEVAGAALATVLAQGFSAIIALTHLHRASGLLKFERDWWRLDVPLLGLLSRIGLPAGVQQTFVSLSGLAVNSIVNRFGSIAMAGYGAGLRLDQFAFMPAMSSGIAVTSLVGQNLGAGRDDRVSETVRWAVLLGGGITAVLSIAVLAGPAGLIGIFTKNANVIAIGAGYLRYAAISYVPYALMFTLSGVLRGAGDTFTSMLSTFVSLWLVRVPMAALLSRVPGIGIKGVWIAIVAGPVSGTLINFVYYRTGLWKRRVVVRRRGE, from the coding sequence ATGCATTCAGGCGTGACCGATTTCACTCAGGGCAGCATACCACGACACCTCATAGCGTTTTCCGTGCCGATGCTCCTGGGCAACTTCCTCCAGGCAGCGTATAACACTGTCGACAGCTTCTGGGTGGGAAGGTACCTGGGTCCCCAGGCGCTGGCCGCGGTATCGGTGAGTGCTCCCATCATCTTCTCCCTGATTTCGCTGGTGCTCGGCCTGACCGTGGCGGTCACGGTCTTGGTGGCGCAGCTATACGGAGCCGGAGAGCGGGATCGGGTTCGTCACGTCGTCACGAACTCTCTCGTATTCCTGACGGAGGTGGGCATCCTCTTGTCCGTGGCCGGGTTGTTGAGTAGAGACGCCCTCCTGCATCTCATAAACGTGCCGCCCGACGTCTTCGAAGCGGCCTCCGACTACCTTGGAATCTTCCTGTCCGGGCTCGTGGGTATGTTCCTCTACAACGCGGCAAGCGCCATCCTAAGAGGTCTGGGTGACTCGAGGACCCCCCTGCGTTTTCTTGCGTACGCTACGGTGACGAACATAATCCTCGACCCGATCTTCATCCTTGGCGCAGGCCCGGTTCCAAGGATGGAGGTCGCAGGCGCGGCGCTTGCCACAGTGCTCGCTCAGGGGTTCTCCGCCATCATCGCCCTCACTCACTTGCACCGGGCGTCCGGGCTATTGAAGTTTGAGCGCGACTGGTGGCGTTTGGACGTCCCTCTCCTCGGCCTCCTCTCCCGAATCGGGCTGCCTGCAGGGGTGCAGCAGACCTTCGTCTCGCTGAGCGGCCTCGCTGTCAACTCGATAGTGAATCGCTTTGGAAGCATCGCCATGGCAGGATACGGCGCGGGCCTCAGGCTCGACCAGTTCGCCTTCATGCCCGCCATGAGCAGCGGAATCGCGGTCACGTCCCTCGTCGGTCAGAACCTCGGCGCGGGAAGGGACGACAGGGTGTCCGAGACCGTGCGCTGGGCGGTTCTGCTCGGGGGCGGGATCACCGCGGTGTTGTCCATCGCCGTGCTCGCGGGTCCGGCCGGCCTCATAGGCATCTTCACGAAGAACGCGAACGTCATCGCCATAGGCGCGGGGTATCTCAGGTACGCGGCCATATCGTACGTTCCGTACGCTCTCATGTTCACGCTCTCCGGAGTGCTTCGCGGGGCCGGGGACACTTTCACCAGCATGCTCTCGACGTTCGTCTCGCTGTGGTTGGTGAGGGTGCCGATGGCCGCGCTGCTTTCGCGAGTCCCGGGCATCGGCATCAAAGGCGTTTGGATCGCCATAGTCGCCGGGCCAGTCTCGGGGACCTTGATTAACTTCGTGTACTACCGGACCGGGCTGTGGAAAAGGCGCGTCGTAGTGCGGCGTCGAGGGGAGTGA
- a CDS encoding SDR family oxidoreductase: protein MDKRVAIVTGGVAGIGRAITLALADEGYLVVACDVNVERGRALEAELPGRVAFEPCNVAEESDVLRVVQKICAAYGRIDALVNNAGIIRRRTSEEINTADWDAVFAVNVRGAFLFCKHVADVMKRQRRGKIVNVSSVAGKLGDITSAPGYGPSKAALDALTKTFAREMAPYGVTVNGVAPHAIATEMSAEWSEEKRKSIVAAIPLGRLGKPEEVAAVVRFLLSPGADFITGEIIDVNGGFLMD, encoded by the coding sequence GTGGACAAGCGTGTGGCCATTGTCACAGGAGGCGTTGCCGGCATCGGCCGGGCCATCACTCTCGCCTTGGCTGACGAAGGCTATCTCGTGGTGGCGTGCGACGTCAACGTCGAGCGAGGCCGCGCACTGGAAGCCGAGCTCCCGGGACGCGTGGCATTCGAGCCCTGCAACGTGGCGGAAGAGAGCGACGTGCTGCGGGTCGTGCAGAAGATCTGCGCGGCGTATGGGAGAATAGACGCCTTGGTCAACAACGCCGGCATCATCAGGCGGCGAACGAGCGAGGAGATCAACACGGCCGACTGGGACGCGGTCTTCGCCGTTAACGTACGCGGCGCCTTCCTCTTCTGCAAACACGTGGCGGACGTCATGAAGCGCCAGAGAAGGGGCAAGATCGTGAACGTCTCGTCGGTCGCCGGCAAGTTAGGCGACATCACGTCCGCTCCCGGTTACGGCCCATCCAAGGCAGCCCTCGATGCCCTGACGAAAACCTTTGCCAGGGAGATGGCTCCCTACGGCGTGACCGTCAACGGCGTGGCACCGCACGCCATCGCGACGGAGATGAGCGCTGAGTGGTCGGAGGAAAAGAGAAAGAGCATCGTGGCGGCCATTCCTCTGGGCCGGCTCGGGAAACCCGAGGAGGTCGCGGCCGTGGTGAGATTTCTCCTGTCTCCAGGAGCGGACTTCATCACAGGCGAGATCATCGATGTGAATGGGGGCTTCCTCATGGACTAG
- a CDS encoding TRAP transporter large permease subunit: MTWVLIVFAVLLILGMPVVFAIGISGFVFFLQQPSLPLTMPVQRVLSETQNFALLAIPMFIFAGNLMNETGITKRLVKFATTLAGHMYGSLAQVSVVLSTLMGGVCGSAIADASMEARILGPTMTARGYSRAYSAAVHGFSALITIAIPPSIGLVLYGTIGEVSIGRLLAGGIGPGLLMSASLATAVAFTARRRKYMPERPKMAPLGEILPTFAHTIWAILFPLLLLITLRFGLLVPSEAGAAAAVYAMAVGILAYREMTWEGFKRAVGFTMLDVGMVMFLIAMSSLISYAMTWEMVPQALSQLLLGISRNPRIILGIIVVFLLFLGMFVDSTVIILLLTAILVPVVKRLGVDPVYFGVLMVITCAFGLLTPPVGLSMYSVCSIMECSVTSFVKEGWPFALAILLVIIAMYLFPPIVTFIPNAIFG, encoded by the coding sequence ATGACGTGGGTTTTGATAGTCTTTGCAGTCTTGCTGATTCTGGGGATGCCCGTCGTCTTCGCGATAGGCATCTCCGGATTCGTGTTCTTCTTGCAGCAGCCGAGCCTGCCTCTCACCATGCCAGTGCAACGGGTCCTCTCTGAAACGCAAAACTTCGCGCTGCTCGCCATACCCATGTTCATCTTCGCCGGGAATCTGATGAACGAGACGGGCATCACGAAGCGCCTCGTGAAGTTCGCTACGACCTTGGCGGGACATATGTACGGCAGCCTGGCGCAGGTGAGCGTGGTGCTGAGCACGCTCATGGGCGGAGTGTGCGGCTCGGCAATCGCGGACGCATCCATGGAAGCCCGGATCCTCGGCCCGACGATGACAGCCCGTGGCTACTCGCGAGCGTATTCCGCGGCCGTGCACGGCTTCTCTGCACTCATCACCATCGCCATCCCGCCCAGCATCGGCCTGGTGCTTTACGGGACCATCGGGGAAGTCTCCATCGGGCGCCTGCTCGCGGGAGGCATAGGGCCAGGTCTTCTGATGTCAGCCTCTTTGGCAACAGCAGTGGCGTTCACGGCTCGCCGCAGGAAATATATGCCTGAAAGGCCGAAGATGGCCCCTCTCGGGGAGATCCTGCCGACGTTCGCCCACACAATCTGGGCCATCCTCTTCCCGCTCCTGCTCCTGATAACGTTGCGCTTCGGGCTGCTCGTCCCGTCAGAGGCGGGAGCGGCGGCGGCTGTGTACGCGATGGCGGTAGGCATACTAGCGTACCGAGAGATGACGTGGGAAGGATTCAAGCGCGCCGTGGGTTTCACCATGTTGGACGTTGGCATGGTCATGTTCCTGATCGCCATGTCCTCGCTCATCAGCTACGCCATGACTTGGGAGATGGTGCCACAGGCGCTGTCGCAGCTCCTACTGGGTATCAGCCGCAATCCCAGAATCATCCTTGGCATAATCGTGGTCTTCCTGTTGTTCCTTGGGATGTTCGTGGACTCCACCGTCATAATCCTACTGCTGACGGCCATTCTGGTGCCTGTCGTGAAACGGCTGGGAGTGGATCCGGTTTACTTCGGGGTGCTCATGGTCATAACCTGCGCCTTCGGATTGCTCACCCCGCCGGTGGGATTGTCGATGTACTCCGTCTGCTCGATCATGGAATGTTCGGTGACCAGCTTCGTGAAGGAAGGATGGCCGTTCGCGCTGGCGATCCTCCTGGTCATAATCGCCATGTACCTCTTCCCCCCAATAGTGACGTTCATCCCCAACGCGATATTCGGTTAG
- a CDS encoding TRAP transporter small permease: MRTLARVYDRICRIEESVAGFLLVAILVLIFGAAVARGLGHPLAWGMDMATFLFAWAVFFSADAAMRKDRHVSVDLFVSRLPKRIQLYIAVLNHLIIVAFLGFLIVYGVWMSYLTRFRTFQGIPGFSYTWVTLSVPVGCTLLLITSVLKIGRIARSHRFDSVADSSGAKTQALDA, translated from the coding sequence GTGAGGACGTTAGCACGCGTCTACGATAGGATTTGCCGGATCGAGGAGAGCGTTGCCGGGTTCCTGCTGGTGGCGATCCTCGTCCTCATCTTCGGTGCGGCGGTTGCAAGAGGGCTAGGGCACCCGCTCGCCTGGGGGATGGACATGGCCACTTTCCTGTTCGCCTGGGCCGTGTTCTTCAGCGCCGACGCGGCCATGAGAAAGGATCGTCACGTGAGCGTGGACCTGTTCGTGAGCCGGCTGCCGAAGAGGATCCAATTGTACATCGCCGTCTTGAATCACTTGATCATCGTGGCATTCCTCGGGTTCCTCATCGTATACGGGGTTTGGATGTCCTACCTGACCAGATTCCGGACATTCCAAGGCATCCCGGGGTTCAGCTACACGTGGGTCACCTTGAGTGTGCCAGTAGGTTGCACGCTGCTACTGATCACCTCTGTGCTCAAGATCGGGCGGATTGCTAGAAGCCACCGCTTCGACTCCGTGGCCGATAGCTCGGGCGCCAAGACCCAGGCTCTCGATGCCTGA
- a CDS encoding C4-dicarboxylate TRAP transporter substrate-binding protein, with protein MRRLLIVCLLMLMAVALFPPAVWADQPTYTLRFNHVLGPNHPYHAGFQKWAQRVAERTKGDLQILVFHSAQLGVEEDILEQIRQGVPVGQNTDSARMGNYIPDIAVMNAPYFVDSIEDVVKLSKLPTVQKWIDDLAKKYGFQVLSFQWVQGFRHFMTNKPIRRPEDLKGLRIRTAPAPIWQEGVRSLGATPTAMAFGEMYTALQQGAIDGVELVYDNIMDGSLYEVLKYVNETGHFLLINFIVISSDWFNRLPKDYQKILVEECDKAGLETSYFIQQNTDKVRKQVQEKGMVIFKDVDVNAFKKASEAAYQKMNLVAVRDAIYKELGK; from the coding sequence ATGAGAAGATTGCTGATCGTCTGCTTGCTCATGCTGATGGCTGTGGCTTTGTTCCCGCCGGCAGTGTGGGCCGACCAGCCGACGTACACTCTCCGCTTCAACCACGTCCTGGGCCCGAACCATCCCTACCACGCAGGATTCCAAAAGTGGGCACAGAGAGTGGCTGAGCGAACCAAAGGCGATCTGCAGATCCTTGTGTTCCACAGCGCGCAGCTGGGTGTGGAGGAAGACATATTGGAGCAGATCCGCCAGGGCGTTCCGGTGGGCCAGAACACCGACTCGGCACGCATGGGCAACTACATCCCTGACATCGCCGTGATGAACGCCCCTTACTTCGTGGACAGCATCGAGGACGTGGTCAAGCTCAGCAAGCTGCCCACGGTGCAGAAATGGATCGATGACCTCGCGAAGAAGTATGGCTTCCAGGTGCTGTCGTTCCAGTGGGTCCAGGGGTTCCGCCACTTCATGACCAACAAGCCCATTCGCAGGCCTGAGGATCTGAAGGGGTTGCGCATAAGGACAGCCCCCGCCCCGATCTGGCAGGAGGGTGTCAGGTCCCTTGGCGCGACGCCCACCGCTATGGCCTTCGGAGAGATGTACACGGCTCTGCAGCAGGGAGCCATTGACGGAGTGGAACTGGTGTATGACAACATCATGGATGGGAGCCTGTACGAGGTCCTCAAGTACGTGAATGAGACCGGACATTTCTTGCTCATAAACTTCATCGTGATCAGCTCCGACTGGTTCAACAGGCTTCCGAAGGACTACCAGAAGATCCTAGTCGAGGAGTGCGACAAGGCGGGCCTCGAGACCTCCTACTTCATCCAGCAGAACACGGACAAGGTCAGGAAGCAGGTCCAGGAAAAAGGCATGGTCATCTTCAAGGACGTAGATGTGAATGCCTTCAAGAAGGCAAGCGAGGCCGCGTACCAGAAGATGAACCTCGTGGCCGTGAGAGACGCCATATACAAGGAGCTGGGCAAGTAA